TTTAGAATGATTTTAAGTGGACAAAAATTTGTAAATCCAAATTGAAATAAATTTAGTCCTACAAACATTGTTACATATATCCAATTTGGATTATGAATTATGCTTAAAAGCGTAGAGATGAAGATAAAACTTCCTGCAATTATATTAATTTTATTTTCTATTTCCATTATTTCTTATTTTTATCTTCTTTATTTCCTTTTTTGTTGAATATTACTACAATTATTAATATTAATACTCCAATTGCACCAATATATAGATAATAGTTTGGAGCTTCTCCAGTTACATCAAATGATGCTCTTCTGTTGTAAGTGTAAATTGTATCATCACCTTCGTCAGTATCACCTTTTGATCTTAAGATTAATTTGAAATCATGAATTTTTATATCTGCATCTGAGTTTACTTTGAAGTTAAATATTGCAAGTCCGCTTTCTCCTGCTTCAAGTTCTCCGATGTAGTCTGAACGAACATCTAATTCGAATGGTTGTGAATTTTGTTTTAACATTCTTACATCAACACTCTCAGCACTTTGCTCTCCAGTGTTTTTAACCCAAACTTTTAATATACCATTTTGTCCAGCAAGACCTTCACCTTCAACTTTTTCAATTTCTAGATATGATCTTGGTTTAACTAATAGAGGAATTTTCCTATCTTTTGTGTAAGTATTATCATCTAAATCCATGTAATTGAAATTAAAATCTAAATCATATATCCCAGGTGCTATTTCATCTTCTAAGTTGATAAAGAAAATTACTTCTCTATTCTCTCCAGCATTTAATCTTCCAATCCATTGTCTGTTATTATCTGAATATGATGCGCCAGTATTTTCAGGTAAGTTTAATTGTATTTCGATAGATTTTGCATCTTTACTTCCAACATTCTCAATTAAAGTTTTAACTTCTACAAATTTATCTCCAGGTCTTACTTGAGCAGGGAGTGTATTTATCTTTGAAATTTCTAAGATGATTCCTTCTTTCTTTACATCCATTTCAAATTTTAGAGATCTTTCTGAATCTATTGCAACACCATTTTTATACCATTGACCTACAAGTTCAAATTGGTAGTTTGCAGATGGCGCATCTTGAGCAACTTTTACTCTAAAGACTTTATTGTATTTTTGCGCAGCGTATAGAGTACCATGCAAATCATCTCCTTGTGAATCTAAGATGGTAATATACTCCCTTGAGATATCATCATCTGGAGTAAGCGTTACTTTAAATGTATAATCATCATTTCCTATCATTGTATCATCAAGGAATGTGCTTGTATCTTCGAATTGAATAATAATGTCCACTTCGTCTCCAGCTGCAATAATTGCAGGGTCGTATTGAATATAATTTATGTTTAATGCAGCAAATGAAATTTGCATGAATAATAACATTGAAAATATTGTTAATATAATTTTATTTATTTTATCTTGTTTCATTTTGTCTTTACCTCTGTGTTTCTATCGTATAGATATATAATTGTTGGCAGCAAAAATATTGCTCCAATTAGTGTTGTGAATATTCCTATTGCAAGGATTATTCCTAGATTCTTCATTGCTGGTAATACTCCAAATAATAGAGCTAAAAATCCAGCAATTGTTGTTAAAGATGCTCCTAATAGGGCTCTTAATAATTCACTCATAACCTCAATTAAAGATTCTTTCTGAGCTTTTGTTTTTCTAAGTTCATAATAGCTAAAAACTTCTAGTATTCCAAAGTTGATTCCAAGTCCCATTATCATTGCTGCTGAAACCATTGAGACTACAGTTAGAGTAAGGCCTAAATAACCCACAATTCCCATTGTCCAAAGAAGAGCATTCATTACAATAATCATAGGCATCATTCCTCTACTTAATGAACCAAATGTTATGAAAACAATTATTGCAACAAAACTCATTGAAAATAGAGTGATTACTCCAAAGTCTTTCATTATGATATCAAATGTAACTTTATCGATTGCACTAAATCCTGTTATTTGAATTCTTGTTCCAGGATTCAAACTTTCTAGACTTTGAATATCGTCTTCGATTCCAACAAT
The sequence above is a segment of the Candidatus Woesearchaeota archaeon genome. Coding sequences within it:
- a CDS encoding DUF2892 domain-containing protein yields the protein MEIENKINIIAGSFIFISTLLSIIHNPNWIYVTMFVGLNLFQFGFTNFCPLKIILKKLEKI
- a CDS encoding MMPL family transporter, whose protein sequence is MKQRKEKKGLEKIAEQIVNMQTKYPKKILWVFLILGLLIAPGILKLVDNVEPSLEKVLPQEIDEIKTMNLMRSEFGADMIYLIVYVEEPLNDIRNARYIKYIDILSQKIDSRESVIRIQGIQDIVKEMHNGIIPDSEIEIKESIKVNPFSNQYVNRDYSFTVLKIQTNTGSSAKLIKETIVGIEDDIQSLESLNPGTRIQITGFSAIDKVTFDIIMKDFGVITLFSMSFVAIIVFITFGSLSRGMMPMIIVMNALLWTMGIVGYLGLTLTVVSMVSAAMIMGLGINFGILEVFSYYELRKTKAQKESLIEVMSELLRALLGASLTTIAGFLALLFGVLPAMKNLGIILAIGIFTTLIGAIFLLPTIIYLYDRNTEVKTK